Proteins encoded together in one Microplitis mediator isolate UGA2020A chromosome 7, iyMicMedi2.1, whole genome shotgun sequence window:
- the LOC130671367 gene encoding odorant receptor 94b-like — protein sequence MAILERNIFILTLVGVWKPDHWKGFKAALYYFYICLVTIVNHSFLLSGVLDFELRNIDVVVIIDNLSLLICVFTIRYKIITLLYYRKFIEEFVNCFERDPFRAKDDEEEKIYIKFDKRTKTLSILYAGLFTVAVSWYSVGHILRMSPPIVMPYQGWFPYNYTTHKYYWPTVIYQLYAVCSGAWVNLAYDSIFCSILYYICAQTHILKHRFSVLAENLQKINEGNDGSVNIREIERKMIGDWVDYHNNILDLVKFVKSFFSTAIFVQYTASSLLICSIAYTLSHTETRSMNFAGNFFYLIAMTIQIFFQCIAADQVSVEFADITNALFRTNWYNLSNNVQKSLTILAEPLKPTLINSGYFVILSLDSFTKVIKLSYTIYNVLE from the exons ATGGCCATTTTAGaaagaaacatttttattttaactttggTCGGGGTATGGAAACCTGATCATTGGAAAGGATTTAAAGCTGCTCTTTATTACTTTTACATTTGCTTGGTGACAATTGTCAATCACTCATTTCTTCTTTCTGGTGTTTTGGATTTTGAGTTACGAAATATCGACGTTGTTGTGatcattgataatttatcattattgatTTGTGTATTCACAATTCGTTATAAAATCATCACATTACTGTATTATCGTAAATTTATCGAAGAATTTGTAAATTGTTTTGAACGAGATCCATTCAGAGCAAAAGACGATGAAGAAGAaaagatttatataaaatttgataagcgTACAAA gaCACTATCAATATTGTATGCGGGGCTTTTTACTGTAGCAGTATCGTGGTATTCAGTAGGTCATATATTGCGAATGAGTCCGCCTATTGTAATGCCTTATCAAGGATGGTTTCCTTATAACTATACAACACACAAATATTATTGGCCAACGGTAATTTATCAACTTTACGCAGTCTGCAGTGGTGCATGGGTTAATTTAGCTTATGACTCAATATTTTGTTCTATATTGTACTATATTTGTGCGCAGACACACATTCTTAAGCATCGATTTTCTGTACTAGCggaaaatttacagaaaattaatgaagGAAATGACGGGAGCGTAAATATCAGAGAAATAGAACGGAAAATGATTGGTGACTGGGTTGATTATCATAACAACATACTCGA TTTAGTAAAATTTGTGAAATCTTTTTTCTCCACGGCCATATTTGTGCAGTACACAGCGAGTTCACTTTTGATTTGCAGTATTGCGTATACGTTATCACACACAGAAACTCGGTCAATGAATTTcgctggtaattttttttatctcatagCTATGACGATCcagatattttttcagtgCATTGCTGCTGATCAAGTTTCAGTTGag TTCGCTGACATTACTAATGCGCTTTTCCGCACTAACTGGtataatttaagtaataaCGTACAAAAGTCCTTGACAATACTCGCAGAACCTTTGAAACCCACTTTAATAAATAGTGGATACTTTGTTATATTATCTTTGGACTCATTTACAAAA GTGATTAAATTATCGTATACTATTTACAACGTACTTGAATAA
- the LOC130671031 gene encoding odorant receptor 94b-like, whose translation MAILERNIFILTLVGVWKPDHWKGFKAALYYFYICLVTIVNHSFLLSGVLDFELRNIDVVVIIDNLSLLSCLFTVRYKIVTILYYRKLIEEFVNRFERDPFRAKDDEEEKIYIKFDKFTKTISMLYPGLFTVAVSWYSVGHIFRMSPPNVMPYQGWFPYNYTIYKYYWPTAIYQLYAICSAACVNLAYDTIFCCILYYICAQTHILKYRFSVLVENLQKINEENDGSVNVREIERKMIGDWVDYHNNILDLVKFVKSLFSTAIFVQYAASSLLICSIAYTLSHTETRSMNFAGDFFYLTAMTIQIFFQCIAADQVTVEFADITNALYNTNWYNLSNNVRKAMTIILAEPLKPTLINSGYFVILSLESFTKVIKLSYTIYNVLQ comes from the exons ATGGCCATTTTAGaaagaaacatttttattttaactttggTCGGGGTATGGAAACCTGATCATTGGAAAGGATTTAAAGCTGCTCTTTATTACTTTTACATTTGCTTAGTGACAATTGTCAATCACTCATTTCTTCTTTCTGGTGTTTTGGATTTTGAGTTGCGAAATATCGACGTTGTTGTGATCATTGATAATCTATCATTATTGAGTTGTTTATTCACAGTTCGCTATAAAATCGTCACAATACTCTATTATCgtaaattaattgaagaatTTGTAAATCGTTTTGAACGAGATCCATTTAGAGCAAAAGACGATGAAGAAGAGaagatttatataaaatttgataagttTACAAA gaCGATTTCAATGTTGTATCCAGGTCTGTTTACCGTAGCGGTATCGTGGTATTCAGTAGGTCATATATTTCGAATGAGTCCACCTAATGTGATGCCTTATCAAGGATGGTTTCCCTATAACTATACaatatacaaatattattGGCCGACGGCTATTTATCAACTTTATGCAATCTGCAGCGCGGCATGTGTTAATTTAGCTTACGACACAATATTTTGCTGTATATTGTACTATATATGTGCGCAGACACATATTCTCAAGTATCGATTTTCTGTACTGGTggaaaatttacagaaaattaaTGAGGAGAATGATGGTAGCGTAAATGTTAGGGAAATTGAACGAAAAATGATCGGTGACTGGGTTGATTATCATAACAACATACTCGA tttagTGAAATTTGTGAAATCTTTATTCTCAACTGCAATATTTGTACAGTACGCAGCGAGTTCACTTTTGATTTGCAGTATTGCGTATACGTTATCGCACACAGAAACGCGATCAATGAATTTTgccggtgattttttttatctcacagCTATGACGATCCAGATATTTTTCCAGTGTATTGCTGCTGATCAAGTGACAGTTGAG ttcGCTGACATTACTAATGCACTTTACAACACGAACTGGTATAATTTGAGTAATAATGTACGAAAAGCGATGACAATCATCCTCGCAGAACCTTTGAAACCCACTTTAATAAATAGTGGATACTTTGTAATATTATCTTTAGAATCATTTACAAAA gttattaaattatcatataCTATTTATAACGTACTTCAATAA
- the LOC130671169 gene encoding uncharacterized protein LOC130671169 codes for MRILKVLPILAFIGLAFGEISINDFQEYRWDLFVKGKDSNNFVRIFCRLSMITRQILLTSASCIHGALLSNPNQHLSTYTSSFRSIEINENDIYYHEDFSKTYDKSKRDIATVIIRQPIITNEIVVFTLPNNTTDVYYSSCYNPMSGHEFYCTPPNTENYFADKNDKSFSCSDGLFAYHGDPIICSLKKNPHTYVLVGLKESEYVGENHETRMVITNIGDLTNNINEKFRS; via the exons ATGCGAATTCTGAAAGTATTACCGATTTTAGCTTTCATTGGATTGGCATTTGGTGAAATTAGCATCAATGATTTCCAAGAATATCGTTGggatttatttgtaaaagGAAAAGATTCTAATAACTTTGTACGCATATTTTGTCGACTTTCAATGATTACACGGCAAATTCTTCTTACTTCTGCATCTTGTATTCAtgg AGCACTTTTATCAAACCCCAATCAACATTTGTCAACCTACACAAGCTCCTTTCGcagtattgaaataaatgaaaatgatatttattaccATGAAGACTTTAGTAAAACTTATGATAAATCTAAACGTGATATCGCGACAGTGATTATTAGACAGCCGATTATTACCAACGAAATTGTTGTCTTCACTTTACCAAATAATACGACTGATGTGTATTATTCATCGTGTTACAATCCAATGAGTGGGCATGAGTTTTATTGTACACCGCCAAacactgaaaattattttgctgataaaaatgataaatcattcTCCTGCTCCGATGGTTTATTTGCC tatcaTGGAGATCCCATAATCtgctcattgaaaaaaaatccgcatACTTATGTCCTGGTTGGTCTCAAAGAATCCGAGTACGTAGGCGAGAATCATGAAACGAGAATGGTTATCACAAATATAGGCGATTTAACCAATAAcatcaatgaaaaattcagATCATAA